One window from the genome of Eucalyptus grandis isolate ANBG69807.140 chromosome 7, ASM1654582v1, whole genome shotgun sequence encodes:
- the LOC104452598 gene encoding disease resistance protein RUN1 isoform X2, translating into MVEFTSRSGGMEVILPVFYDVDRSEVKLETRSNYTDLLDGYYVSFSSEKVERWKKALVEAGQANRWDRSSYGGEHELVKLIVGEVFAMLKKKHSYVPEDLYIGAEPHMYVKKHKYLRAGASSLKADIEHKVPKDLYTGAKPFKTDKEHEDVFTGAGPLKSKIEHNYVPEDPYTGADPFDAEGKRINVHTSHLQMAHAKARFQGPMLSCVTSVTWRWSLLRSVITCLHFLVRLKRLRKRATWRWSLLRSVITCLRFLVRLKRLRKRATSKWSLIRPVVTFLCYLFRLQRIRNWAYPKRMFHRRVLSSETCNTSELEEGQVLQIIRLLDTEVNDVRIVGILGRDGIGKTALAKIIYNKISLHFDACSFLAEIEETTQQPGGVQCLQTKLIFDILKREHEAAFAFKGVRFLKKVFRNMKVLLVLDGVESGSLLEVFVGPRLDWFGLGSRIIVTSKQGSVLQGYVDRGLAYTYYVSPMDDNRAFDLFWQYAMGKSNKLHPYVEIADKIVKAAEGLPLLVKVFGSFLHGKGKNVWIEFKDHVQEFQEDYQKILSVTYEALDQKQKQMYLDIACFLPDVDCRIASYMWHDYDRPHDEIEVLRRMSLITMEKNKIGMHSILRCLARKIISVGFHDPGTWRRFYIPAIAQESRKRKMGTDHLDTEVGGFHIPPSTKFLSLGRTNIGVKFADALLNVRWLHWQGCPRDFEAIGIDLENLVILDLPWSKVTESWGGWKGIKMERLKVLNLTGCADLIVTPSFSCCPNLEILILEQCSRLVHLDPSINDLKLLVTLNLKFCSELSVLPVEMDGMNALRELLIDGTFVRELPASIGKLVQLQILSAANCFSLVRVPGSVCELKALSVLALDDAKILELPESIGDLGELRCLLLRDCHGLGELRNPLENWKNL; encoded by the exons ATGGTAGAATTCACGTCCAGATCAGGTGGGATGGAAGTTATCCTGCCCGTTTTCTATGATGTGGATCGGTCTGAAGTGAAGCTGGAAACCAGATCAAACTACACAGACCTGCTGGACGGCTACTATGTGAGCTTTAGCAGTGAGAAAGTCGAGCGGTGGAAGAAGGCTCTTGTGGAGGCTGGTCAAGCCAACAGATGGGATAGAAGCTCATATGGGGG TGAACATGAACTTGTGAAATTGATCGTTGGAGAAGTTTTTGCTATGCTGAAGAAAAAGCATAGTTATGTACCTGAAGATCTATATATTGGTGCTGAGCCACATATGTACGTTAAAAAGCATAAATATCTACGCGCTGGTGCTAGTTCACTCAAAGCCGACATAGAGCATAAAGTGCCTAAAGATCTATATACTGGAGCTAAGCCATTCAAAACCGATAAAGAGCATGAAGATGTATTCACTGGTGCTGGTCCACTCAAATCCAAAATAGAGCATAATTATGTGCCTGAAGATCCATATACCGGTGCTGATCCATTTGATGCTGAAGGGAAGAGAATCAATGTTCATACGAGTCATTTGCAAATG GCTCATGCTAAGGCCCGGTTCCAGGGACCCATGTTATCGTGCGTGACCTCG GTAACATGGAGATGGTCCCTGTTAAGGTCGGTAATTACCTGTCTGCACTTCCTTGTCAGACTTAAAAGGTTGAGAAAGAGG GCAACATGGAGATGGTCCCTGTTAAGGTCGGTAATTACCTGTCTGCGCTTCCTTGTCAGACTTAAAAGGTTAAGAAAGAGG GCGACTAGCAAATGGTCCCTGATAAGGCCGGTAGTTACCTTTCTGTGCTACCTTTTCAGACTACAAAGGATAAGAAACTGG GCATATCCAAAGCGCATGTTTCACAGAAGGGTGCTATCATCAGAAACTTGCAATACCTCT GAGCTTGAAGAGGGTCAAGTGTTGCAAATCATTAGGTTATTGGACACAGAAGTAAACGACGTACGAATTGTTGGAATCCTTGGGAGGGATGGCATTGGAAAGACTGCTCTTGCGAAGATCATATACAACAAAATCTCCCTTCACTTTGATGCTTGCAGTTTCCTTGCGGAGATTGAAGAAACGACGCAGCAACCTGGTGGTGTTCAGTGTCTTCAAACCAAGTTGatctttgatattttgaaaagagaGCATGAGGCTGCCTTTGCTTTCAAAGGAGTACGGTTTTTGAAAAAAGTATTTAGAAACATGAAAGTTCTCCTTGTTCTTGACGGTGTGGAAAGTGGATCCCTCCTCGAGGTGTTTGTAGGACCTAGGCttgattggtttggtttggGAAGTAGAATAATAGTCACCTCAAAACAAGGAAGCGTTCTTCAAGGGTATGTTGATCGAGGGTTGGCTTATACTTACTATGTTAGTCCAATGGATGATAATCGAGCTTTCGACCTTTTCTGGCAGTATGCGATGGGGAAGAGTAATAAATTACATCCTTATGTTGAAATTGCAGACAAAATAGTCAAGGCTGCAGAGGGACTTCCACTACTTGTCAAagtttttggttcttttttgcATGGTAAAGGAAAAAATGTATGGATTGAGTTCAAAGATCATGTACAAGAATTTCAGGAAGATTACCAGAAGATTCTGAGCGTAACTTATGAAGCATTAGATCAAAAGCAGAAGCAAATGTATCTTGATATTGCTTGTTTTCTCCCGGATGTGGATTGCAGGATTGCTTCATATATGTGGCATGATTATGATCGTCCTCATGATGAGATCGAGGTCCTTCGTCGTATGTCCCTAataacaatggaaaaaaataaaataggcatgCACAGCATCCTTAGGTGTCTTGCCAGGAAGATTATTTCTGTAGGATTTCATGATCCAGGAACATGGCGTAGATTCTACATTCCTGCCATAGCCCaggaatcaaggaagaggaaAATG GGAACTGACCACCTTGACACTGAAGTGGGAGGATTTCATATCCCGCCGAGcacgaaatttctcagcttggGTCGCACCAATATTGGTGTAAAATTTGCAGATGCCTTACTGAATGTTCGGTGGCTTCATTGGCAAGGGTGCCCTCGAGATTTTGAAGCAATTGGCATTGATTTAGAGAACCTAGTTATTCTTGATCTTCCATGGAGTAAGGTTACAGAATCCTGGGGTGGTTGGAAAGGAATTAAG ATGGAGCGTTTGAAAGTCTTGAATCTTACAGGTTGTGCAGACTTAATAGTTACTCCCAGCTTCTCTTGTTGCCCAAATTTGGAGATCCTGATTCTTGAGCAATGTTCTCGATTGGTTCATTTAGATCCTTCAATTAATGATCTGAAGCTTTTGGTTACCCTGAATTTGAAGTTTTGCTCCGAACTAAGCGTTTTGCCAGTGGAAATGGATGGGATGAATGCTTTGAGGGAGCTCCTGATTGATGGCACTTTCGTACGAGAACTTCCTGCGTCAATAGGCAAATTGGTTCAACTGCAAATTCTTAGTGCCGCTAATTGCTTCTCATTGGTTCGTGTTCCTGGTTCCGTTTGTGAACTTAAAGCTCTTTCAGTGCTAGCCTTGGATGATGCGAAAATTCTTGAACTCCCGGAGTCAATTGGAGACTTGGGGGAACTCAGATGCTTGTTATTGAGGGATTGTCATGGGCTGGGAGAGCTTCGGAATCCATTGGAAAACTGGAAGAATCTTTAG
- the LOC104452598 gene encoding disease resistance protein RUN1 isoform X1 — protein MVEFTSRSGGMEVILPVFYDVDRSEVKLETRSNYTDLLDGYYVSFSSEKVERWKKALVEAGQANRWDRSSYGGEHELVKLIVGEVFAMLKKKHSYVPEDLYIGAEPHMYVKKHKYLRAGASSLKADIEHKVPKDLYTGAKPFKTDKEHEDVFTGAGPLKSKIEHNYVPEDPYTGADPFDAEGKRINVHTSHLQMAHAKARFQGPMLSCVTSATWRWSLLRSVITCLRFLVRLKRLRKRVTWRWSLLRSVITCLHFLVRLKRLRKRATWRWSLLRSVITCLRFLVRLKRLRKRATSKWSLIRPVVTFLCYLFRLQRIRNWAYPKRMFHRRVLSSETCNTSELEEGQVLQIIRLLDTEVNDVRIVGILGRDGIGKTALAKIIYNKISLHFDACSFLAEIEETTQQPGGVQCLQTKLIFDILKREHEAAFAFKGVRFLKKVFRNMKVLLVLDGVESGSLLEVFVGPRLDWFGLGSRIIVTSKQGSVLQGYVDRGLAYTYYVSPMDDNRAFDLFWQYAMGKSNKLHPYVEIADKIVKAAEGLPLLVKVFGSFLHGKGKNVWIEFKDHVQEFQEDYQKILSVTYEALDQKQKQMYLDIACFLPDVDCRIASYMWHDYDRPHDEIEVLRRMSLITMEKNKIGMHSILRCLARKIISVGFHDPGTWRRFYIPAIAQESRKRKMGTDHLDTEVGGFHIPPSTKFLSLGRTNIGVKFADALLNVRWLHWQGCPRDFEAIGIDLENLVILDLPWSKVTESWGGWKGIKMERLKVLNLTGCADLIVTPSFSCCPNLEILILEQCSRLVHLDPSINDLKLLVTLNLKFCSELSVLPVEMDGMNALRELLIDGTFVRELPASIGKLVQLQILSAANCFSLVRVPGSVCELKALSVLALDDAKILELPESIGDLGELRCLLLRDCHGLGELRNPLENWKNL, from the exons ATGGTAGAATTCACGTCCAGATCAGGTGGGATGGAAGTTATCCTGCCCGTTTTCTATGATGTGGATCGGTCTGAAGTGAAGCTGGAAACCAGATCAAACTACACAGACCTGCTGGACGGCTACTATGTGAGCTTTAGCAGTGAGAAAGTCGAGCGGTGGAAGAAGGCTCTTGTGGAGGCTGGTCAAGCCAACAGATGGGATAGAAGCTCATATGGGGG TGAACATGAACTTGTGAAATTGATCGTTGGAGAAGTTTTTGCTATGCTGAAGAAAAAGCATAGTTATGTACCTGAAGATCTATATATTGGTGCTGAGCCACATATGTACGTTAAAAAGCATAAATATCTACGCGCTGGTGCTAGTTCACTCAAAGCCGACATAGAGCATAAAGTGCCTAAAGATCTATATACTGGAGCTAAGCCATTCAAAACCGATAAAGAGCATGAAGATGTATTCACTGGTGCTGGTCCACTCAAATCCAAAATAGAGCATAATTATGTGCCTGAAGATCCATATACCGGTGCTGATCCATTTGATGCTGAAGGGAAGAGAATCAATGTTCATACGAGTCATTTGCAAATG GCTCATGCTAAGGCCCGGTTCCAGGGACCCATGTTATCGTGCGTGACCTCG GCAACATGGAGATGGTCCCTGTTAAGGTCGGTAATTACCTGTCTGCGCTTCCTTGTCAGACTTAAAAGGTTAAGAAAGAGG GTAACATGGAGATGGTCCCTGTTAAGGTCGGTAATTACCTGTCTGCACTTCCTTGTCAGACTTAAAAGGTTGAGAAAGAGG GCAACATGGAGATGGTCCCTGTTAAGGTCGGTAATTACCTGTCTGCGCTTCCTTGTCAGACTTAAAAGGTTAAGAAAGAGG GCGACTAGCAAATGGTCCCTGATAAGGCCGGTAGTTACCTTTCTGTGCTACCTTTTCAGACTACAAAGGATAAGAAACTGG GCATATCCAAAGCGCATGTTTCACAGAAGGGTGCTATCATCAGAAACTTGCAATACCTCT GAGCTTGAAGAGGGTCAAGTGTTGCAAATCATTAGGTTATTGGACACAGAAGTAAACGACGTACGAATTGTTGGAATCCTTGGGAGGGATGGCATTGGAAAGACTGCTCTTGCGAAGATCATATACAACAAAATCTCCCTTCACTTTGATGCTTGCAGTTTCCTTGCGGAGATTGAAGAAACGACGCAGCAACCTGGTGGTGTTCAGTGTCTTCAAACCAAGTTGatctttgatattttgaaaagagaGCATGAGGCTGCCTTTGCTTTCAAAGGAGTACGGTTTTTGAAAAAAGTATTTAGAAACATGAAAGTTCTCCTTGTTCTTGACGGTGTGGAAAGTGGATCCCTCCTCGAGGTGTTTGTAGGACCTAGGCttgattggtttggtttggGAAGTAGAATAATAGTCACCTCAAAACAAGGAAGCGTTCTTCAAGGGTATGTTGATCGAGGGTTGGCTTATACTTACTATGTTAGTCCAATGGATGATAATCGAGCTTTCGACCTTTTCTGGCAGTATGCGATGGGGAAGAGTAATAAATTACATCCTTATGTTGAAATTGCAGACAAAATAGTCAAGGCTGCAGAGGGACTTCCACTACTTGTCAAagtttttggttcttttttgcATGGTAAAGGAAAAAATGTATGGATTGAGTTCAAAGATCATGTACAAGAATTTCAGGAAGATTACCAGAAGATTCTGAGCGTAACTTATGAAGCATTAGATCAAAAGCAGAAGCAAATGTATCTTGATATTGCTTGTTTTCTCCCGGATGTGGATTGCAGGATTGCTTCATATATGTGGCATGATTATGATCGTCCTCATGATGAGATCGAGGTCCTTCGTCGTATGTCCCTAataacaatggaaaaaaataaaataggcatgCACAGCATCCTTAGGTGTCTTGCCAGGAAGATTATTTCTGTAGGATTTCATGATCCAGGAACATGGCGTAGATTCTACATTCCTGCCATAGCCCaggaatcaaggaagaggaaAATG GGAACTGACCACCTTGACACTGAAGTGGGAGGATTTCATATCCCGCCGAGcacgaaatttctcagcttggGTCGCACCAATATTGGTGTAAAATTTGCAGATGCCTTACTGAATGTTCGGTGGCTTCATTGGCAAGGGTGCCCTCGAGATTTTGAAGCAATTGGCATTGATTTAGAGAACCTAGTTATTCTTGATCTTCCATGGAGTAAGGTTACAGAATCCTGGGGTGGTTGGAAAGGAATTAAG ATGGAGCGTTTGAAAGTCTTGAATCTTACAGGTTGTGCAGACTTAATAGTTACTCCCAGCTTCTCTTGTTGCCCAAATTTGGAGATCCTGATTCTTGAGCAATGTTCTCGATTGGTTCATTTAGATCCTTCAATTAATGATCTGAAGCTTTTGGTTACCCTGAATTTGAAGTTTTGCTCCGAACTAAGCGTTTTGCCAGTGGAAATGGATGGGATGAATGCTTTGAGGGAGCTCCTGATTGATGGCACTTTCGTACGAGAACTTCCTGCGTCAATAGGCAAATTGGTTCAACTGCAAATTCTTAGTGCCGCTAATTGCTTCTCATTGGTTCGTGTTCCTGGTTCCGTTTGTGAACTTAAAGCTCTTTCAGTGCTAGCCTTGGATGATGCGAAAATTCTTGAACTCCCGGAGTCAATTGGAGACTTGGGGGAACTCAGATGCTTGTTATTGAGGGATTGTCATGGGCTGGGAGAGCTTCGGAATCCATTGGAAAACTGGAAGAATCTTTAG
- the LOC104452598 gene encoding disease resistance protein RUN1 isoform X3, whose translation MVEFTSRSGGMEVILPVFYDVDRSEVKLETRSNYTDLLDGYYVSFSSEKVERWKKALVEAGQANRWDRSSYGGEHELVKLIVGEVFAMLKKKHSYVPEDLYIGAEPHMYVKKHKYLRAGASSLKADIEHKVPKDLYTGAKPFKTDKEHEDVFTGAGPLKSKIEHNYVPEDPYTGADPFDAEGKRINVHTSHLQMAHAKARFQGPMLSCVTSATWRWSLLRSVITCLRFLVRLKRLRKRATSKWSLIRPVVTFLCYLFRLQRIRNWAYPKRMFHRRVLSSETCNTSELEEGQVLQIIRLLDTEVNDVRIVGILGRDGIGKTALAKIIYNKISLHFDACSFLAEIEETTQQPGGVQCLQTKLIFDILKREHEAAFAFKGVRFLKKVFRNMKVLLVLDGVESGSLLEVFVGPRLDWFGLGSRIIVTSKQGSVLQGYVDRGLAYTYYVSPMDDNRAFDLFWQYAMGKSNKLHPYVEIADKIVKAAEGLPLLVKVFGSFLHGKGKNVWIEFKDHVQEFQEDYQKILSVTYEALDQKQKQMYLDIACFLPDVDCRIASYMWHDYDRPHDEIEVLRRMSLITMEKNKIGMHSILRCLARKIISVGFHDPGTWRRFYIPAIAQESRKRKMGTDHLDTEVGGFHIPPSTKFLSLGRTNIGVKFADALLNVRWLHWQGCPRDFEAIGIDLENLVILDLPWSKVTESWGGWKGIKMERLKVLNLTGCADLIVTPSFSCCPNLEILILEQCSRLVHLDPSINDLKLLVTLNLKFCSELSVLPVEMDGMNALRELLIDGTFVRELPASIGKLVQLQILSAANCFSLVRVPGSVCELKALSVLALDDAKILELPESIGDLGELRCLLLRDCHGLGELRNPLENWKNL comes from the exons ATGGTAGAATTCACGTCCAGATCAGGTGGGATGGAAGTTATCCTGCCCGTTTTCTATGATGTGGATCGGTCTGAAGTGAAGCTGGAAACCAGATCAAACTACACAGACCTGCTGGACGGCTACTATGTGAGCTTTAGCAGTGAGAAAGTCGAGCGGTGGAAGAAGGCTCTTGTGGAGGCTGGTCAAGCCAACAGATGGGATAGAAGCTCATATGGGGG TGAACATGAACTTGTGAAATTGATCGTTGGAGAAGTTTTTGCTATGCTGAAGAAAAAGCATAGTTATGTACCTGAAGATCTATATATTGGTGCTGAGCCACATATGTACGTTAAAAAGCATAAATATCTACGCGCTGGTGCTAGTTCACTCAAAGCCGACATAGAGCATAAAGTGCCTAAAGATCTATATACTGGAGCTAAGCCATTCAAAACCGATAAAGAGCATGAAGATGTATTCACTGGTGCTGGTCCACTCAAATCCAAAATAGAGCATAATTATGTGCCTGAAGATCCATATACCGGTGCTGATCCATTTGATGCTGAAGGGAAGAGAATCAATGTTCATACGAGTCATTTGCAAATG GCTCATGCTAAGGCCCGGTTCCAGGGACCCATGTTATCGTGCGTGACCTCG GCAACATGGAGATGGTCCCTGTTAAGGTCGGTAATTACCTGTCTGCGCTTCCTTGTCAGACTTAAAAGGTTAAGAAAGAGG GCGACTAGCAAATGGTCCCTGATAAGGCCGGTAGTTACCTTTCTGTGCTACCTTTTCAGACTACAAAGGATAAGAAACTGG GCATATCCAAAGCGCATGTTTCACAGAAGGGTGCTATCATCAGAAACTTGCAATACCTCT GAGCTTGAAGAGGGTCAAGTGTTGCAAATCATTAGGTTATTGGACACAGAAGTAAACGACGTACGAATTGTTGGAATCCTTGGGAGGGATGGCATTGGAAAGACTGCTCTTGCGAAGATCATATACAACAAAATCTCCCTTCACTTTGATGCTTGCAGTTTCCTTGCGGAGATTGAAGAAACGACGCAGCAACCTGGTGGTGTTCAGTGTCTTCAAACCAAGTTGatctttgatattttgaaaagagaGCATGAGGCTGCCTTTGCTTTCAAAGGAGTACGGTTTTTGAAAAAAGTATTTAGAAACATGAAAGTTCTCCTTGTTCTTGACGGTGTGGAAAGTGGATCCCTCCTCGAGGTGTTTGTAGGACCTAGGCttgattggtttggtttggGAAGTAGAATAATAGTCACCTCAAAACAAGGAAGCGTTCTTCAAGGGTATGTTGATCGAGGGTTGGCTTATACTTACTATGTTAGTCCAATGGATGATAATCGAGCTTTCGACCTTTTCTGGCAGTATGCGATGGGGAAGAGTAATAAATTACATCCTTATGTTGAAATTGCAGACAAAATAGTCAAGGCTGCAGAGGGACTTCCACTACTTGTCAAagtttttggttcttttttgcATGGTAAAGGAAAAAATGTATGGATTGAGTTCAAAGATCATGTACAAGAATTTCAGGAAGATTACCAGAAGATTCTGAGCGTAACTTATGAAGCATTAGATCAAAAGCAGAAGCAAATGTATCTTGATATTGCTTGTTTTCTCCCGGATGTGGATTGCAGGATTGCTTCATATATGTGGCATGATTATGATCGTCCTCATGATGAGATCGAGGTCCTTCGTCGTATGTCCCTAataacaatggaaaaaaataaaataggcatgCACAGCATCCTTAGGTGTCTTGCCAGGAAGATTATTTCTGTAGGATTTCATGATCCAGGAACATGGCGTAGATTCTACATTCCTGCCATAGCCCaggaatcaaggaagaggaaAATG GGAACTGACCACCTTGACACTGAAGTGGGAGGATTTCATATCCCGCCGAGcacgaaatttctcagcttggGTCGCACCAATATTGGTGTAAAATTTGCAGATGCCTTACTGAATGTTCGGTGGCTTCATTGGCAAGGGTGCCCTCGAGATTTTGAAGCAATTGGCATTGATTTAGAGAACCTAGTTATTCTTGATCTTCCATGGAGTAAGGTTACAGAATCCTGGGGTGGTTGGAAAGGAATTAAG ATGGAGCGTTTGAAAGTCTTGAATCTTACAGGTTGTGCAGACTTAATAGTTACTCCCAGCTTCTCTTGTTGCCCAAATTTGGAGATCCTGATTCTTGAGCAATGTTCTCGATTGGTTCATTTAGATCCTTCAATTAATGATCTGAAGCTTTTGGTTACCCTGAATTTGAAGTTTTGCTCCGAACTAAGCGTTTTGCCAGTGGAAATGGATGGGATGAATGCTTTGAGGGAGCTCCTGATTGATGGCACTTTCGTACGAGAACTTCCTGCGTCAATAGGCAAATTGGTTCAACTGCAAATTCTTAGTGCCGCTAATTGCTTCTCATTGGTTCGTGTTCCTGGTTCCGTTTGTGAACTTAAAGCTCTTTCAGTGCTAGCCTTGGATGATGCGAAAATTCTTGAACTCCCGGAGTCAATTGGAGACTTGGGGGAACTCAGATGCTTGTTATTGAGGGATTGTCATGGGCTGGGAGAGCTTCGGAATCCATTGGAAAACTGGAAGAATCTTTAG